From a region of the Halomonas sp. HL-93 genome:
- the radA gene encoding DNA repair protein RadA, with product MAKAKSAFVCTECGAEYRKWQGQCSSCQEWNTLSEVRLASARPGSGATGSGRAGYAGDHSRQIVDLGQVDLSEVPRLTSTFAEFDRVLGGGLVPGSAVLLGGNPGAGKSTLLLQTACKLAQQRRIIYVTGEESLSQVAMRAHRLQLPTQGLKMLAETSVETILAVAEREKPEILVIDSIQTMHLEDIASAPGGVAQVRESAAALTRFAKQTNTVLLLVGHVTKDGTLAGPKVLEHMIDASLLLEGGADSRFRTLRGQKNRFGAVNELGVFAMLEQGLKEVKNPSAIFLSRQEEQAPGSLVMVVWEGTRPILVEVQALVDESALGNPRRVAVGLDPNRLAMLLAVLNRHGGLFTGDQDVFLNVVGGVKVLETSADLAVLLAVVSSLQNRALPRELVVFGEVGLSGEIRPVPSGQERIAEAAKHGFQRAIVPRANAPKQPPKGMEVIAVDKLSDALDAL from the coding sequence GTGGCAAAAGCCAAAAGCGCCTTCGTATGCACTGAATGCGGTGCGGAATATCGTAAATGGCAAGGGCAGTGCTCCAGCTGCCAGGAATGGAACACACTAAGTGAGGTGCGTTTAGCCAGCGCTCGCCCTGGTAGTGGTGCCACTGGCTCTGGCCGCGCTGGCTACGCCGGGGACCACTCCCGACAAATTGTAGACCTGGGGCAGGTGGACCTTAGTGAAGTGCCTCGCCTGACGTCGACGTTTGCTGAGTTTGATCGCGTGCTGGGTGGTGGGCTGGTGCCTGGTTCAGCGGTTCTACTGGGCGGTAACCCTGGAGCCGGAAAGTCGACGCTGCTGCTGCAGACGGCCTGCAAACTGGCCCAACAACGGCGTATTATCTACGTAACGGGAGAAGAGTCGCTTTCCCAAGTGGCCATGCGCGCCCATCGGCTTCAGTTGCCTACCCAGGGGTTGAAGATGCTGGCGGAAACCAGCGTGGAAACCATTCTTGCCGTGGCCGAGCGCGAGAAACCTGAGATTCTGGTGATCGATTCGATCCAAACCATGCATCTTGAAGATATTGCCTCAGCGCCGGGAGGGGTTGCCCAGGTACGTGAGTCTGCCGCGGCGTTGACGCGTTTTGCCAAACAAACGAATACCGTGCTTCTGTTAGTTGGACATGTCACCAAAGACGGCACGTTGGCAGGCCCTAAAGTGCTTGAGCATATGATTGATGCCTCGCTGTTACTGGAAGGTGGGGCCGACTCACGTTTTCGTACGCTACGTGGCCAGAAAAATCGCTTCGGCGCGGTGAATGAGCTGGGGGTGTTCGCCATGCTTGAGCAGGGGCTGAAAGAGGTCAAAAACCCCAGCGCCATCTTTTTATCACGGCAGGAAGAGCAAGCCCCAGGCAGTTTGGTGATGGTGGTGTGGGAAGGCACACGGCCTATATTGGTAGAAGTGCAAGCCTTGGTCGATGAGTCGGCGTTGGGTAATCCTCGCCGTGTTGCGGTTGGGCTAGACCCTAATCGATTGGCGATGCTCCTGGCCGTCCTTAATCGCCATGGTGGCTTGTTTACTGGCGACCAAGACGTATTTTTAAACGTCGTGGGGGGTGTCAAAGTACTTGAAACCAGCGCTGATCTTGCCGTGCTCTTAGCGGTTGTTTCTAGCCTGCAAAATCGTGCACTACCCCGGGAGCTAGTCGTGTTCGGCGAAGTTGGGCTGTCGGGTGAAATACGTCCGGTGCCCAGTGGACAAGAGCGTATTGCCGAGGCGGCCAAACATGGTTTTCAGCGGGCGATCGTGCCACGCGCCAATGCCCCGAAACAACCGCCAAAAGGAATGGAGGTTATCGCTGTGGATAAATTGAGCGATGCGCTCGATGCCCTCTAA
- a CDS encoding copper resistance protein NlpE N-terminal domain-containing protein has translation MQLRSLLAGSAMLALMAGCASGPMEQGEEESASAEANYQGSLPCRNCDGIDLDVVLEGEEESTAEERTFSLNAAYRNHPQSPPDENYEGNWEVLSGTPSDPDATVYELTPDGDGQIYYFLRIDDSTLELIDPERRRFENGETLQLKRQ, from the coding sequence ATGCAACTCAGGAGTTTGCTAGCCGGTTCGGCTATGTTGGCACTTATGGCTGGCTGCGCGAGCGGCCCGATGGAGCAGGGCGAAGAAGAGTCCGCTAGTGCGGAGGCAAACTATCAAGGCTCACTGCCATGCCGTAACTGCGATGGCATTGATCTTGATGTGGTTCTGGAAGGTGAAGAAGAAAGTACGGCGGAAGAGCGGACCTTTAGCCTCAATGCGGCCTATCGCAACCATCCGCAAAGCCCACCCGACGAAAATTACGAAGGTAATTGGGAAGTGCTCAGTGGAACACCGTCGGATCCCGATGCCACTGTTTACGAGCTGACCCCTGATGGCGACGGCCAAATCTATTACTTTTTACGTATCGACGACAGCACCTTGGAGTTAATTGACCCTGAGCGCCGTCGTTTTGAAAACGGTGAAACCCTACAGCTTAAACGCCAATAA
- the hisC gene encoding histidinol-phosphate transaminase, whose amino-acid sequence MSQYWSPAVRTLTPYVPGEQPREQLVKLNTNENPYPPAPGVGAALRDYATDHLRLYPDPTSAALREALAETFKVASSQVFVGNGSDEVLAFAFQAFFRHGAPLDVPSITYSFYPVYANLYGVELRKHPLNKQWEVDIDALAAGTDRSGVIFANPNAPTGHAHSLEAIETLLKRVTDRVVLVDEAYVDFGAESAVALVDRYPNLLVTGTFSKSRSLAGLRLGYAVGSEELIDGLLRVKDSFNSYPVDSLASLVGIAALKDVEHFEACREHVITTRERTRQRLEALGFEVLPSKANFLLAQHSDYAGALLFAGLRERGILVRHFNTSALNNFLRITIGTDDEMDSLIEALEAICA is encoded by the coding sequence ATGAGCCAATATTGGAGTCCGGCCGTTCGCACACTAACGCCTTACGTACCCGGTGAGCAGCCACGCGAGCAACTTGTAAAGCTCAATACCAACGAAAACCCTTACCCGCCTGCTCCAGGCGTCGGCGCAGCGCTGCGCGATTATGCGACGGATCACTTACGCCTATATCCTGACCCAACCTCTGCAGCGCTGCGTGAAGCGCTGGCGGAGACGTTTAAAGTAGCCAGCAGCCAAGTGTTTGTCGGTAATGGTTCCGATGAAGTGCTGGCCTTTGCCTTTCAGGCTTTTTTCCGCCATGGCGCGCCGCTAGACGTCCCCTCGATTACCTATAGTTTCTATCCCGTTTACGCCAATCTTTATGGCGTTGAGTTGCGTAAGCATCCGCTCAACAAGCAGTGGGAAGTCGATATTGATGCGCTTGCGGCGGGTACTGATCGTAGCGGCGTTATCTTCGCCAACCCGAATGCGCCGACAGGCCACGCGCACTCATTGGAGGCTATCGAGACACTGCTTAAGCGGGTCACGGACCGTGTGGTGCTGGTGGATGAGGCGTATGTCGATTTCGGCGCTGAGAGTGCAGTGGCGCTGGTTGACCGCTATCCTAACCTGCTCGTCACTGGTACATTTTCTAAATCCCGCAGTCTAGCAGGCTTACGCTTGGGCTATGCAGTGGGCTCCGAGGAACTGATTGATGGCTTGCTGCGGGTAAAAGACTCCTTTAACTCTTACCCAGTGGATAGCTTGGCAAGCTTAGTCGGCATCGCCGCACTGAAAGATGTAGAGCATTTCGAAGCCTGCCGCGAACATGTTATCACCACGCGTGAACGTACTCGTCAGCGGCTCGAAGCGTTGGGGTTTGAGGTATTGCCCTCCAAGGCTAACTTTTTACTTGCTCAGCATTCTGATTATGCGGGTGCACTGTTATTTGCCGGTCTACGCGAACGCGGCATTCTGGTGCGTCACTTTAACACCTCAGCGCTCAATAACTTTCTGCGTATCACCATCGGCACCGATGACGAGATGGATAGCTTGATTGAGGCACTAGAAGCGATCTGCGCTTAA
- the lldD gene encoding FMN-dependent L-lactate dehydrogenase LldD, with the protein MIISASTDYRKAAKRRLPPFLFHYADGGAYAEHTLRRNVDDLADIALRQRVLKDMSSLSLETELFGEKLAMPVALAPVGLAGMYARRGEVQAARAATKKGVPFTLSTVSVCPIAEVAAAVERPIWFQLYVLKDRGFMKHVLERAKAAGVKTLIFTVDMPVPGARYRDAHSGMSGKNGPMKRMLQAATHPFWAWDVGVNGRPHDLGNVSDYRGKPTELEDYIAWLGDNFDPSISWKDLEWIREFWDGPMIIKGILDPEDARDAVRFGADGIVVSNHGGRQLDGVPSTARALPAIADAVKGDLTILADSGVRSGLDVVRMVAMGADTALIGRAFIYALATAGEAGVAHLLELFEKEMRVAMTLTGARSIADLSSDSLVSGALRHAQ; encoded by the coding sequence ATGATAATTTCAGCATCTACGGACTACCGCAAGGCTGCCAAGCGTCGTCTTCCTCCGTTTCTTTTCCACTATGCTGATGGTGGCGCCTATGCAGAGCACACCCTGCGGCGTAATGTCGATGATCTAGCCGATATTGCGTTGCGTCAGCGCGTACTAAAGGATATGTCGTCACTTTCCCTGGAGACTGAGCTGTTTGGCGAAAAGCTGGCGATGCCTGTTGCCCTGGCGCCTGTTGGGCTGGCGGGGATGTATGCAAGGCGCGGTGAAGTGCAGGCGGCGCGTGCTGCCACTAAGAAAGGCGTTCCATTTACTCTCTCCACCGTATCGGTGTGCCCGATTGCGGAGGTGGCTGCGGCAGTGGAACGCCCCATCTGGTTCCAGCTTTACGTTTTGAAAGACCGTGGCTTTATGAAGCACGTCTTAGAGCGTGCTAAAGCAGCAGGTGTAAAGACGCTGATTTTCACCGTCGACATGCCGGTTCCCGGCGCCCGCTACCGCGATGCCCACTCAGGTATGAGTGGTAAGAACGGTCCGATGAAGCGCATGCTTCAAGCAGCAACACACCCTTTTTGGGCCTGGGACGTGGGTGTTAATGGTCGCCCTCATGACTTGGGCAATGTTTCTGATTATCGCGGTAAGCCAACGGAGCTTGAGGACTACATTGCTTGGCTTGGTGATAACTTTGATCCGTCAATCTCATGGAAAGACCTCGAGTGGATTCGTGAATTTTGGGATGGCCCGATGATCATCAAGGGCATCCTGGACCCTGAGGATGCGCGAGACGCGGTCCGTTTCGGCGCCGATGGCATTGTTGTCTCCAACCATGGTGGTCGTCAGCTTGATGGCGTGCCTTCCACTGCGCGAGCCTTACCAGCTATAGCGGATGCCGTTAAAGGCGATCTGACTATTTTGGCCGATTCTGGTGTGCGTAGCGGGTTAGATGTTGTGAGAATGGTTGCTATGGGGGCAGATACGGCATTGATAGGCCGCGCTTTTATCTATGCGCTAGCCACGGCTGGAGAGGCAGGCGTCGCCCATTTGCTTGAGCTATTCGAAAAAGAAATGAGGGTTGCCATGACACTGACAGGAGCGCGGAGTATTGCTGACCTCAGTTCGGATTCGCTAGTGTCAGGCGCATTGCGCCACGCTCAATAA
- a CDS encoding GntR family transcriptional regulator, with the protein MSYPPLRQQRLADVITERLEAMILEGSLKPGQRLPPERELAERFGVSRPSLREAIQKLSAHGLLTSRQGGGTFVNDSLNSGYTDPLLEMLSRHKEFHLDLLEFRDAMEGISAYYAALRSTPADKAVLIQRFEELDGGFVGADPAQEAKLDAAFHLSIAEAAHNVLLLHTIRGIFHLLEQSIVDNLAHLFAKPDSRTQLMKQHRALLDAILEGRAEDARARAHEHLVYVEEGLLEMARAETRAQRALRRAQGASSAPA; encoded by the coding sequence ATGAGCTACCCGCCGCTCCGCCAACAGCGTTTGGCCGATGTAATTACCGAGCGCTTAGAGGCCATGATCTTAGAAGGCAGCTTAAAACCCGGGCAGCGGCTACCGCCCGAGCGCGAGCTTGCCGAACGTTTTGGCGTATCACGCCCGTCATTAAGGGAAGCCATACAAAAATTGTCGGCTCACGGCTTATTGACCAGTCGTCAAGGCGGGGGCACTTTCGTCAATGATTCTCTCAATAGTGGGTATACCGACCCCTTATTAGAAATGCTCTCGAGACATAAAGAATTTCATTTAGATTTACTTGAGTTTCGGGATGCCATGGAGGGCATTTCGGCTTATTACGCAGCCCTGCGGTCTACGCCCGCCGATAAGGCAGTGCTCATACAGCGCTTTGAAGAGCTTGATGGCGGCTTTGTCGGTGCCGACCCTGCTCAAGAAGCGAAGCTAGATGCGGCCTTTCACCTATCGATTGCGGAAGCGGCACACAACGTCCTGCTGTTACATACTATTCGAGGCATTTTCCACCTTTTAGAGCAGAGCATTGTTGATAATTTAGCGCACCTCTTCGCCAAGCCTGACTCTCGTACACAGCTAATGAAGCAGCACCGCGCGCTGCTGGATGCGATCTTGGAAGGCCGAGCCGAGGATGCCCGCGCTCGCGCCCATGAACACTTGGTCTACGTAGAAGAAGGGCTATTGGAAATGGCAAGAGCCGAAACCCGCGCTCAGCGTGCGCTGCGCCGGGCCCAAGGGGCGAGCTCGGCACCGGCATGA
- a CDS encoding sensor histidine kinase, with translation MKFSPLRWRYLWLIAVPLGLVFCMWQAALLAREQALTNLQEEAENELRLSAANLNGYLLRYDYLPQLLATREGVQRFLASPNRQDPMPLNLLLDRFRFTSGVSDVYLLDRDADTVAASNWHRPNTFIGQNYAFRSYYREAMAGGEGRFYGLGLQSQERGYYFSAPVWLDDTSPDARPDGVLVIKVLLNDVEESWAEQDSTLFVTDDDNIIFLASQPELRMNALYPLTEGQRQALHETKRYGQEPLTPSGIQVQDVHGAHSQIVTFQEEPLSDGHYLNLTREIPEFGWQMHILKPLSPVVNAQWMAALMAGGLYGVVTLAAGIGWQRLRLRRERETFAERERQTLARVRDELEMSVERRTRDLVASNQRLSDEIDERRRAEANLRQTQDELIQAAKLAVLGQLAAGINHELNQPLAAIRAYSENARRFIELSRVEQADANLEQIIELTQRMADISAQLRQFSRKSSDRPETISVQACADYALRLFQSRLRDDHVRVEQHWPEDTLWVKADLVRLEQVLVNLIGNALQAMKETATPQLTLSAHAENQQIIIRVADNGPGIPPSYLEQVFEPFFTTKAPGSGLGLGLSISSRIMDDLGGKLQAANLPDSGACFTIILPLAPAPRATQEIHSDA, from the coding sequence ATGAAATTTTCTCCTTTACGCTGGCGATATCTATGGTTGATCGCGGTGCCGTTAGGCCTCGTCTTCTGTATGTGGCAAGCCGCGCTACTTGCCCGGGAGCAGGCACTGACCAACCTTCAGGAGGAAGCAGAAAACGAACTCCGCCTTTCCGCTGCCAACCTAAACGGCTATCTGTTGCGCTACGACTATCTGCCCCAGCTGCTGGCCACGCGCGAGGGTGTCCAGCGTTTCCTAGCGTCACCCAATCGCCAAGACCCCATGCCACTCAACTTACTGCTCGACCGTTTCCGTTTTACTTCGGGGGTATCTGACGTGTACCTCCTAGATCGGGATGCTGACACAGTCGCCGCCAGCAACTGGCACCGTCCAAACACTTTTATCGGACAAAATTACGCTTTTCGGAGCTATTACCGAGAGGCGATGGCAGGCGGGGAAGGACGTTTTTACGGACTTGGCCTTCAATCTCAGGAGCGCGGTTATTACTTTTCAGCGCCTGTGTGGCTAGATGACACCTCACCGGATGCACGTCCCGACGGCGTCCTTGTCATAAAAGTACTGCTCAACGACGTTGAGGAAAGCTGGGCGGAACAGGACTCAACGCTCTTTGTTACCGATGACGACAATATTATCTTTCTCGCCAGCCAGCCCGAACTGCGCATGAACGCGCTGTATCCACTTACCGAGGGGCAGCGGCAAGCGTTGCATGAGACAAAGCGCTATGGCCAAGAACCACTGACCCCATCAGGCATTCAGGTTCAAGACGTGCATGGTGCTCACAGCCAAATCGTAACCTTTCAAGAGGAGCCGCTCAGTGATGGGCACTACCTGAACCTGACCCGCGAAATCCCCGAGTTTGGCTGGCAAATGCATATTCTTAAGCCGCTTAGTCCGGTCGTGAACGCGCAGTGGATGGCTGCATTAATGGCCGGCGGCCTCTATGGAGTTGTCACTCTGGCTGCGGGTATTGGCTGGCAACGATTACGCCTCCGCCGTGAGCGCGAGACATTCGCCGAACGCGAGCGGCAAACCTTGGCCCGCGTACGCGATGAACTGGAAATGAGCGTTGAGCGACGCACCCGCGACCTCGTCGCCAGCAACCAACGCCTATCTGATGAAATAGACGAGCGTCGCCGTGCAGAAGCCAACCTGAGGCAAACCCAAGATGAATTAATTCAAGCAGCTAAGCTGGCGGTATTAGGTCAGCTCGCGGCTGGCATTAATCACGAGCTTAATCAACCGCTAGCGGCTATTCGCGCCTATAGCGAAAACGCCCGGCGTTTTATCGAACTTTCGAGAGTGGAGCAAGCGGACGCCAACCTAGAGCAAATTATTGAGCTCACCCAAAGGATGGCCGACATTAGCGCTCAACTACGCCAATTTTCCCGCAAAAGTAGCGACCGTCCTGAGACGATTTCCGTTCAAGCGTGTGCCGATTACGCATTACGCCTTTTCCAAAGCCGCCTTCGCGACGATCACGTTCGTGTCGAACAGCATTGGCCCGAGGATACGCTCTGGGTAAAGGCCGACCTAGTGCGTCTGGAGCAAGTACTGGTCAATTTAATTGGCAATGCGCTCCAGGCTATGAAAGAGACCGCTACGCCGCAACTTACGCTTAGTGCTCACGCCGAAAACCAACAGATCATCATTCGGGTTGCCGATAACGGCCCAGGCATTCCCCCTTCCTACCTTGAACAGGTTTTCGAGCCGTTTTTCACTACCAAAGCGCCCGGTAGCGGTTTAGGCTTAGGATTGTCCATTTCATCGCGTATCATGGATGATCTAGGTGGAAAGTTGCAGGCAGCTAACCTGCCCGATAGTGGCGCTTGCTTTACCATTATACTTCCTCTCGCGCCCGCGCCGCGAGCTACCCAGGAGATTCATTCCGATGCATGA
- a CDS encoding sigma-54-dependent transcriptional regulator produces the protein MHEPSTLPVMVIDDEPHLRITASQTLELAGYTPHCFESAEAALAALPVNFPGVIVSDIRMPGMDGMTLLHELHRRDSTLPIILITGHGDISTAVEAMRAGAWDFLEKPFAGEELLDVVRRGIETRQLSLENNRLKAELEAQQAALGPRLVGRTQVISRLAAMIQRISQVEADVLLFGETGTGKDLVARAIHERSARRNHPFMAINCGAVPENTIESELFGHEKGAFTGAVERRIGKFEHANGGTVFLDEIESMPLALQVKLLRVLQERHIERLGANEAVPLDIRVIAATKVDLKVAAEDGRFREDLYYRLNVVTLPLPALRERREDIPLLFQHFAVVAANRSGLEAPTVDSHGVASLLAHDWPGNVRELRNLAERYVLLGAAFDYRLDALLEGAQADTEEPTLPRQVELFEKSLISQSLSRYHGRVTEVCQHLGIPRKTFYDKLKKHGLHADDYRHSSEP, from the coding sequence ATGCATGAGCCGTCGACGCTGCCGGTCATGGTGATTGACGACGAACCGCATCTGCGAATCACCGCCAGCCAGACCCTCGAACTTGCCGGTTATACACCGCACTGCTTTGAATCCGCTGAAGCGGCACTAGCGGCCTTACCCGTCAACTTTCCCGGCGTGATTGTCAGCGACATTCGCATGCCTGGCATGGATGGCATGACGCTGCTGCACGAACTCCATCGTCGCGACAGCACCCTGCCAATTATTTTGATTACCGGACATGGTGATATTTCAACCGCTGTTGAAGCCATGCGCGCCGGTGCCTGGGACTTTCTGGAAAAACCTTTCGCCGGCGAAGAACTGCTTGATGTAGTGCGTCGTGGCATCGAAACGCGCCAGCTCAGCCTGGAAAACAACCGCCTTAAAGCGGAGCTTGAAGCCCAGCAAGCGGCGCTCGGTCCGCGTTTGGTAGGTCGTACGCAGGTGATTTCACGGCTGGCGGCGATGATTCAGCGCATCAGCCAAGTAGAAGCTGACGTTTTGCTGTTTGGTGAAACTGGCACTGGCAAAGACCTCGTTGCCCGCGCTATTCACGAACGCAGCGCTCGGCGCAACCACCCCTTTATGGCAATTAACTGCGGCGCGGTTCCAGAAAACACCATCGAGTCTGAGCTATTCGGGCATGAGAAAGGGGCGTTTACCGGCGCCGTTGAGCGGCGAATCGGCAAATTCGAACACGCGAACGGGGGGACGGTGTTCTTGGATGAAATTGAATCCATGCCCCTCGCGCTGCAGGTTAAATTGCTGCGTGTACTGCAAGAACGTCATATTGAAAGGCTAGGCGCCAACGAAGCGGTACCCCTCGATATCCGCGTCATTGCCGCCACCAAAGTTGATCTCAAAGTAGCCGCCGAAGATGGTCGCTTTCGTGAAGACCTGTATTACCGACTCAACGTCGTCACCTTACCACTTCCGGCGCTCAGAGAGAGGCGTGAAGATATCCCGCTGCTGTTTCAGCACTTTGCCGTCGTGGCCGCCAACCGCAGTGGCCTGGAAGCACCCACCGTCGACAGCCACGGCGTCGCCAGCTTGCTGGCCCACGATTGGCCAGGTAACGTGCGCGAATTGCGTAATCTGGCCGAGCGCTATGTGTTGCTCGGTGCGGCCTTCGATTACCGGTTGGATGCACTGCTCGAAGGGGCCCAAGCAGATACCGAAGAACCCACCCTACCTCGCCAGGTCGAACTGTTCGAAAAAAGCCTGATCAGCCAGTCGCTATCTCGCTACCACGGCCGCGTCACTGAAGTTTGCCAGCACCTAGGCATTCCCCGCAAAACCTTCTACGACAAACTAAAAAAACACGGGTTACATGCTGACGACTACCGCCATAGTAGCGAACCCTGA
- a CDS encoding metal-dependent hydrolase: MANFRTHLTVATAGGMLLAYAGWHAQWWSPSQALLMVALAAFGGILPDIDADRSHSIRLIFNILSIPALVLGVLILQPWLSAGQLLMACAGVYITVRYFAGITFSRFTVHRGIWHSLLASLLCTLLTTAVSFQLLSQPAWLAWSHGAAVWLGFIVHLTLDEIYSVDLEGARLKRSFGTALKFGDCRRPLSNMLMLVALLPLWPWLPPWNVLGELLTQGSLLWR; encoded by the coding sequence ATGGCGAATTTTCGCACCCACCTCACGGTGGCCACCGCAGGCGGTATGCTGTTGGCTTATGCTGGCTGGCATGCGCAGTGGTGGTCACCTTCTCAAGCGTTACTGATGGTGGCGCTGGCCGCGTTTGGCGGTATTTTGCCCGATATTGATGCGGATCGATCTCACTCGATCCGGCTTATTTTTAATATTTTATCAATACCCGCACTGGTCCTTGGCGTACTCATACTGCAGCCCTGGTTGTCCGCGGGGCAGTTGCTGATGGCGTGCGCTGGGGTATACATCACAGTGCGCTACTTTGCTGGCATCACCTTTTCACGGTTCACCGTGCATCGCGGTATTTGGCATTCGTTGCTGGCGAGTCTGCTTTGTACGCTGTTGACGACTGCTGTTAGCTTCCAACTCCTATCACAGCCTGCGTGGCTTGCCTGGTCGCATGGGGCGGCAGTATGGCTTGGGTTTATCGTACACTTGACGTTGGACGAAATTTACAGCGTCGATTTGGAAGGTGCGCGGCTTAAGCGGTCATTTGGCACTGCGTTGAAGTTTGGTGATTGCCGTCGCCCGCTATCGAATATGTTGATGCTGGTTGCCTTGTTACCGCTCTGGCCTTGGCTTCCGCCCTGGAACGTGCTCGGCGAGCTATTAACTCAGGGTTCGCTACTATGGCGGTAG
- a CDS encoding gamma carbonic anhydrase family protein encodes MSSALRSFDNVTPRLGKRVFIDSASVVIGDVELGDDSSVWPMTVIRGDMHRIRIGARTSVQDGSVLHITHASEFNPDGFPLTVGDDVTIGHKAILHGCTLGSRILVGMGAIVMDGAVVEDEVIIAAGAVVTPGKHLESGYVYAGNPAKALRPLKDKERAFFPYTAGNYVKLKDKFLAEPNAS; translated from the coding sequence ATGAGTAGCGCCTTGAGAAGCTTTGACAATGTGACCCCGCGTTTGGGTAAACGGGTATTTATTGATTCGGCCAGCGTAGTGATTGGCGATGTTGAGTTGGGTGATGACAGTTCTGTGTGGCCGATGACGGTCATCCGTGGAGATATGCACCGTATTCGTATTGGCGCGCGTACCAGCGTTCAGGATGGCAGTGTGCTGCATATTACCCATGCCAGCGAATTTAATCCCGACGGTTTCCCGCTCACCGTTGGTGATGATGTGACCATTGGCCATAAAGCCATCCTGCATGGCTGTACGCTGGGCAGCCGCATTTTAGTCGGTATGGGAGCCATTGTGATGGATGGCGCCGTGGTGGAAGATGAAGTGATTATTGCCGCCGGTGCGGTGGTAACGCCGGGCAAGCATCTGGAAAGCGGCTACGTTTATGCGGGTAACCCAGCCAAAGCATTACGCCCCCTGAAAGACAAAGAGCGGGCATTCTTTCCTTATACCGCGGGTAACTATGTAAAATTAAAAGATAAGTTCCTCGCCGAGCCAAACGCTTCTTAA
- a CDS encoding sodium-dependent transporter — protein MSKTLERWGSKRAFILAVTGAAVGLGNIWRFPYVAGENGGAAFLLIYVAFVLLLGIPVMMAEILIGRAGRQGPMQALGALAAEAGASRHWRWLGLFGAFTVFCILSFYSVVSGWSIEFLVASINGNFKEASATEIGAGFESFLANPGLLIFNHTLFLFMTMAVVAAGVAKGLERLNNLLMPLLYGLLLLLAAYAATTSGFADALAWLFLPSFDALTPSVVLHAMGHAFFTLAVGACALMAYGAYMPDEQSLPGAAIAVAVLDISVALLAGIAIFSVVFAQGMDPADGPGLMFVTLPIAFSELPWGSLWLSLFFLLLLLATWTSAINLAEPMVATLQGFGWRRSVSTAVVALSVWLIGLLSALSFSTLADFRPLLGRNVFELVSSVPPDIFLPLGGLLISIFAVWIMPRSTAMKALGVGERRYLWWRNVVRWVSIPLTLMVLLSGLL, from the coding sequence ATGAGTAAAACGCTAGAGCGCTGGGGGTCAAAGCGAGCCTTTATCCTAGCGGTAACAGGCGCTGCGGTGGGGTTAGGTAATATCTGGCGCTTTCCTTACGTTGCGGGTGAAAACGGCGGGGCCGCTTTTTTATTAATTTATGTGGCATTTGTTCTGTTGTTGGGTATTCCCGTGATGATGGCGGAAATTTTAATTGGCCGGGCAGGACGCCAAGGCCCCATGCAGGCACTTGGCGCATTGGCGGCAGAGGCTGGCGCCTCGCGTCACTGGCGTTGGCTGGGCCTTTTTGGGGCCTTTACCGTGTTTTGCATTTTGTCGTTTTACTCGGTGGTTTCTGGCTGGTCTATTGAGTTTTTGGTGGCATCGATCAACGGAAACTTTAAGGAGGCCAGTGCAACAGAAATCGGTGCCGGTTTTGAGTCTTTTCTCGCCAATCCGGGCCTGCTGATTTTTAACCACACGTTGTTTTTGTTTATGACCATGGCGGTGGTTGCAGCAGGCGTTGCGAAAGGCCTGGAACGATTAAATAACCTGTTGATGCCTTTATTGTATGGCTTGTTGCTGTTACTGGCGGCCTATGCGGCCACCACCAGCGGATTTGCTGATGCGCTGGCGTGGCTATTTTTACCCTCTTTTGACGCGCTAACGCCCAGCGTTGTATTGCATGCCATGGGGCATGCCTTTTTTACCCTGGCGGTGGGGGCGTGCGCGTTGATGGCTTATGGCGCCTATATGCCTGACGAACAGAGCCTACCGGGTGCGGCCATAGCGGTAGCAGTGTTGGATATTAGCGTTGCGTTACTGGCCGGTATTGCCATTTTTTCAGTGGTATTTGCTCAAGGAATGGACCCTGCCGATGGCCCAGGGTTGATGTTCGTAACGCTGCCGATAGCGTTTTCTGAGCTTCCCTGGGGCTCGCTTTGGTTGAGCCTGTTCTTTTTGCTACTGCTGTTGGCGACCTGGACCTCGGCGATTAATTTGGCTGAGCCCATGGTGGCTACATTACAGGGGTTTGGTTGGCGGCGTAGCGTCTCAACGGCGGTGGTAGCGTTGAGCGTCTGGTTGATTGGACTGCTATCGGCGTTGTCGTTCTCTACGCTTGCTGACTTTCGCCCGCTGCTGGGGCGCAACGTGTTCGAGTTAGTGAGCAGTGTACCGCCGGATATTTTCTTGCCATTAGGCGGGCTGTTAATCTCGATATTTGCTGTCTGGATCATGCCTCGCAGCACGGCAATGAAGGCACTGGGCGTCGGTGAGCGTCGCTATTTATGGTGGCGTAATGTGGTTCGCTGGGTATCGATTCCGCTGACGCTTATGGTTCTACTAAGCGGATTGCTATAG